The genomic region GCCTCGCCTCTGCCTTTTGACGTACATCTTATGATTTCAAACCCTGATGCCTATCTTGAAGCCTTTGCTGAAGCGGGAGCAGATTGGATTTCGGTTCACGTTGAAGCGGTAACGCACCTTCACCGTACAATATCTCGCATAAAAGAACTGGGTAAAAAGGCTGGCGTTGTTTTGAATCCCGCGACTCCTCTTGAATCTATTGATTACATCCTGGAAGACGTTGACTTTGTACTCATTATGAGTGTTAACCCGGGCTTTGGGGGGCAAAGTTTTATTCCTTCAGCCCTTAGAAAAATCCGCACTTTAAAAGAAACCATAAAGGCCAGAGGCTTAAATATCCCTATCCAGGTTGACGGAGGAGTAAACCTTAATACGATAACTGAAGTGGTAAGAGCCGGAGCAGATATAGTGGTGGCTGGGTCAGCAATCTTTGGTACAGAAGACTACCAAGCAACTATCAAGGCATTTCGTCAAAAAATTATCGAAACCTTAAGCATTTAAAGCTTTCTTTCTACTAACTTTCTTTTCTTGTCCTTGCCTATTTTTGCATAATATTTTACAAATTCTTGAACCTTCTATTACAGGTAATCCTTTATGAAGAAACCTTTTATCTTTTGTTTCATTATTCTATTTTTGTGTTCTTGTTCCCCTGAAAAAGAAATTCAGAAAAACCGTTTAGAACGTATTTTAGAGCGTGGTGAAATAAGAATTGTCACTTTGAACGGTCCCACTACTTATTATGAATACCGTGATGAGCCCTATGGTTTTGAATACGAGTTAGCAAAAGCCTTTGCTGATCATTTAGGGGTTAAGGCGCACTTCATAGTGAAAGACAATGTCTCTCAGGTACTTCAGGCTATTTCAGATGATGAAGCAGACCTTGCCGCAGCAGGCCTTACTATTACCCCGGAACGCAAAAAACATTTTCTTTTTAGTCTTCCTTATTATGAAGTTAAAGAACAGATAGTTTGCCGTAAAGGAAAGCCTTGTCCTAAAAATCCTTCTGACCTAACCTCACGATTACTGGTAGTGCCTAAAGATAGCAGCTACGAAGAAGCATTAGCAAGGTTAAAAATCAAATATCCAAAGATTAAATGGCAAACTAATTCTGAGTTGAGTACTGAAGAGCTTTTAGAATTAGTTTGGAGAGGAAAAATAGACTGCGTGGTAGCAGACTCTAATATTGTAGCTATAACCAGACGCTATTATCCAGAACTTTTAGTCTGCATGGATCTTGGTCCACCTGAAAAAATAGCTTGGATGATGCCTAAAGATGCTTTGGAACTCAAGGCTAAAGTTGATGACTGGCTTAGAAATTATTTGAATACCCAGGATTTTGAGATTCTTGAGGAGAAGTATTACGGTTTTGTTGAAATATTTGACTACGTTGATATTAAACGTTTTATAAGACGGATAAAAACGACCCTTCCACGTTATCTACCCCTTTTCCAGGAAGCTGCTAAAAAATATGGTTTTGACTGGACTCTTTTAGCAGCCATGGCCTATCAAGAATCCCATTGGAATCCTTATAGTCGAAGTCCTACCGGTGTCCGAGGCATTATGATGCTGACCTTGCACACTGCCCGTGAAATGGGAATTAAGAGCCGCCTTGATCCTGAGGCCAGTATTATGGGTGGGGCCAGGTATTTAGCAAAACTTCGACAGAGACTTCCCAAAGAAATTGAAGAACCTGATAGAGAAAGGTTTATGTTGGCAGCTTATAATGTTGGTTTAGGACATATCTTAGATGCTAGAGAGCTTGCCAAAGAGCTAGGTAAAGACCCCAATCGCTGGAGTGATGTAGCAGAGGTTTTACCTTTGCTCTCCAGAAAAAAATACTATCGCAAACTAAAACATGGTTATGCCAGGGGTTGGGAGCCAGTTATTTATGTTCAGCGAATAAGGAATTATCAAGACATCCTTCAACAGGTATTGGGTCTAAAAAAAACCGCGGTTTCTCGCCACTTATTAGATTTAGACGAAGAAATTGCCAAAAGGCAATAATATTCCAGCGAAACCTTTGCAAAATTAACGAGTTAGTTTTGCAAAAGGATCGTAGGTATTCTTCCTCCCTGCACAACCGTTTTCGCAATTAAATTCCTACAACATTGTCGAGCAATCAAAAATCGTCGATTGATTTCTCCTGAAAAACTTTGAAAATAGCCAGAAAATTTTTGGCACCAGCCTTGCGTTCAAAAATTCTTTAAAAAATAAAGGAGGTTTAAAAATGGAGAGATCAGGGAAATTATTAGGTTTATGGGTTTTGGCGGCTGTTTTGCTTTTGTACGGCTCTGTCTGGGCGGCAAATCAAGCTCCCCCCAATGCACCGTTGGTCCTTTCAGGAAACCCTATCACCATCTCCGGCAAAGTTAAGGCGGTCCCTGTTAAACCTAGTGAAGGCCTTGAAATTGAAACTGAAAACGGTGTTGTTACGATTTACGGCATAGGCCCTAGGTGGTTCTGGTCTCAGCGCGGAGTAACCTATCCCAAAGTGGGAGATGAAATTCAAGTAGAAGGTGTTGAAGTAACCTTGCCAAACGGAACAACTCGGATAGTGGCTACCAAAATTACTGTCTCAGGCAAGACAATTTTACTTCGCGGAGAAGACGGAAGGCCCTTGTGGAGAGGTGGCCCTAAAGGTGGGGCAAAGAAATAGTCCCTCCCTTACGAGGCAGGCATACCAGCCTGCCTCTTTCTAATCCTTTTCTTCCAGAATATTCATAGCATCAGGTCAATTGGCAAATCCATAGCTAACTCTGCGATCCGTTCCCATTTTTTGCGTTCCTAAAAATTAGGAACGGATGCCGGTCAACTCGTCTTTAAACTTCAGAACTATAAGTTCGACAAAAACGTCGACGAAGATATGGTTGTCGAATCTGTAACCGTTCAATGCCTTTAAAATTAGCAATTTTGATTTGGCATTTTTATTGCACTTAAAAATGTAAAAAAACAAAGAGGAGGTTTAAGATGAAAGAGGTAAGAAAGCTTTTAGGTCTATGGGTTTTGGCTGCTGCGTTGCTTATTGGCAGCTCAGCTTGGGCGGTTAATCCAAATCCTCCCAATGTTCCCTACATCCTTTCTGGAACACCTGTTACTATTACCGGGGTAGTTAAAGCGGTACCCTGGCCAGCAAGCCAAGGACTCCAGATCGACACTGGTGGAGAAATAGTGACTGTTTATGGTATTGGCCCTAGATGGTACTGGTTGCAAAATGGTGTTCCCTATCCTACCGTTGGGGAAGACATCACCGTAGAAGGCTATGAGGTAACTTTTCCTAACGGCACAACCAGAATTGTTGCTACTAAGATTACTGTTTCCGGTCAAACAATCGTGCTTCGCGGAGAAGACGGAAGGCCTTTGTGGAGAGGCGGCCCAAATCGTGGTCGCAGACTCCAAAATAATTCTTATAATAACCAACAAAACGTAGCACCCAATAGAACTTTTGGTAGAGGGTTGGGGCCTTGTGGGAGAGGTTTAGGCCCCTGCTGGAGATATTACGGACAATAAAAAATAAAGGGCCCCATAAGGGGCCCTCTTAGTTATTATGAAAAGACATTTGCAAAGTGGTTTTTTATTAATGTCTATTTTAGGATCCGTTCCCATTTTTCGTACCGAAAAATGGGAACGGATCCCTTGCGGTTATGCTTGCAACACTGCTCTCGGCAATTTTGCGAAGATCTTTATGAAATATTTGCAAAATTTTAGCCGATTACGGAACCATAAGGCAAGAATTATCCGCTACTTTATTTTTTCCTATTTAGTTAATTTTTTTCTTATTACATGTGTATATGGACAATCATTACAAGAATTAAGGGAAATCGAAGGTAAAGTTCTTTTATATTCCATTCCCACAAAGACTGCTATCATTCTTTACTTTGACGAACAAGGAAATTCAAGACGGTTAGAAGTAAAATGTGATAATCTAAGTGAACGTCTTTATATTGGAGATATTGTCCGATTAAAAGTTTTCCAAGATGAACATGGACAGTGGTGGGCAGCGGAAATTTCTATCTTAGAAAGAGGCGAACCAACTGGCATTCGCAAAAGGTTGCGGCGAGGGTTCATGCGTGGCATTAAGAAACATAGGTAGTTTTCCTTTTTGGAAATTAAATCTTTGTCTTTTTGCATTGTTATTCAGTGGGGTAATATTTTCTTTTTACATACACAATCGCGAAGTAACAAAGATTTTTCTATATCATGCCAGAGAAGATGCCATTACTCTTGCAGAACTTGTGCGCGTAAATACAGAAACAGGTATTTTAGCAGAAAAGATTATCGAAGATACCACCTCACATTTTTTAGGAAATCTGGCCTCATTTCTTGATTACCTGGACGATGTTGAACCTTTTTTACCGCAAGAACTTTATATGTTTGTCTTAGAAAATCATTTGGCAGGAGTTTATCTCATAAGAAAAAATGGCAAAGTTATCGAAGTTCCAGAATATTGGGTTCCAGAAAATTTTAAATGCCGTAAAAAGTTAACTTACGTACCACGTGATAATCTATTTCTATATTGTGCTTCAAATCTTAATTCTTTCAAAGAACTAATCTTAGGAGTTAGGATACCTGAACTAGAATCTCTTTATGAAAAGACTTCTCCAGAAGGAGTTCTTTTAAGGCTTTCGAAGCTACCACATATCAAAGCTGCCAATATCATAAATAAAAAAACTACTAAGACGGAAGTCGTCGCAAAAAACAATTATTTTGAAGCATATATTCCATTTAAAAATAAAACCATACACGTTATTTTTAAATCTTATGCTTTGAGATTAGTTGAAGAAAAATTGCATCGAAACTACTTAATTCTTGTAGGACTGATCTCGGTAATTGGTGTTTTTTTTACTATCATTTTTTATCTTTTACAAAGATTTTATCTACAAAGTGTTCAAGAATATGAAAGGGCCTTGGCTAAAGAAAGAGAAGAAGCAGCCCTTGGGCGGGCAGCTGCTACTATTGCTCACGAAATTAGAAATCCTTTAAATACCATATCGCTTGCCCTTCAACGTCTAATGATAGAAAGTAAAAACCTTACCCCTGAAGACAGAAAACTTCTTGACTTAGTACGCCAATCACTTTTACGTGCCAACCGTCCTATCGAGCAATTGCTTAAATACGCGAGACTAGAAAAACAAATTAAAAAGGAAAAATTTAATTTAAAAGAACTAGTCCAGGAAATATTAGAACTTTTTCAGGAACAAATTAAAAAGAAAAATATCAAACTTAAAACAGAACTTAACGACATCATAATTTTAGCTGATAAAAGTTTGATTTATCAAGTAGTAGAAAATATTTTTCTAAACGCTTTAGAAGCTATAGATAAAGAAGGGTCTCTTTTAGTAGAACTTTTTAAAGAAAATGGTTTTGCTGTCTTAAAAACTACCAACTCAGGGGAGCTTCCGCCAGAAGACAAACTGCAAGAAATTTTTAATCCCTATGTGACTTTTAAAGTGAAGGGAACAGGACTTGGTCTTGCCCTTGTGAAAAAGATAGTAGAAGCTCATGGCGGACGCGTTACTGCCAAGATTGTCTCAGATACATCCATAAAAAAAGAATCAGCAGCTACTCGATATTTTCAAATAGAAATAAGACTTCCTGTGGGAGAGGAAAGATGAAAATCCTTATAGTTGATGATGAAGAAGCTCAGTGCCAGCTGTTGCAAGGCTTTTTAGAAAAGCAAGGCTACGAAGCCATCTACGCTACCAATCCCAAAGACGCCTTAGAGATTTTCAAAAAAGAACCCGTCTGGCTGGTGCTTCTTGACCAGCGGATGCCAGAGATGACGGGTGACGAACTGCTGGTTCAAATGAAAAAAATTAATCCTAAGGCGCGTGCCATCATGATTACGGCTTATGGTGCTATAGACACTGCTGTAAAAGTTATGAAGCTCGGTGCTGATGACTTTTTGGAAAAGCCCCTTAATCTTGAAGACCTTTTGTCGCGCATAAGAAGGCTTGAGGCGGAAACTTTTACCTTCAAAGAAGCAGAAGAAGTCATAGAAGCTGTAGAAGAAGGCCCCTTACCTGTAAAGATCATCGCTGAAAGCCCCAAGATGAAAGAAGTTCTTTCTCTTGCCAGAAGAGTTGCAAAAACTCCTTGGCCTGTGCTCATTCGAGGGGAAACAGGAACCGGAAAAGAACTGCTTGCCCGTTTAATTCATCTCTTAAGTGACCGGGCAAACGGGCCTTTCATAGAAGTGAATTGTGCTGCTATTCCTGAGACCCTTTTTGAAAGCGAACTTTTCGGACACGAAAAAGGCGCTTTCACCGGAGCTACCCAGAGTAAAAAAGGGCGTTTTGAACTGGCACACAAAGGGAGTCTTTTCCTTGATGAAATTGGCGAAATGCCCCTTTC from Thermodesulfatator atlanticus DSM 21156 harbors:
- the mltF gene encoding membrane-bound lytic murein transglycosylase MltF, with the protein product MKKPFIFCFIILFLCSCSPEKEIQKNRLERILERGEIRIVTLNGPTTYYEYRDEPYGFEYELAKAFADHLGVKAHFIVKDNVSQVLQAISDDEADLAAAGLTITPERKKHFLFSLPYYEVKEQIVCRKGKPCPKNPSDLTSRLLVVPKDSSYEEALARLKIKYPKIKWQTNSELSTEELLELVWRGKIDCVVADSNIVAITRRYYPELLVCMDLGPPEKIAWMMPKDALELKAKVDDWLRNYLNTQDFEILEEKYYGFVEIFDYVDIKRFIRRIKTTLPRYLPLFQEAAKKYGFDWTLLAAMAYQESHWNPYSRSPTGVRGIMMLTLHTAREMGIKSRLDPEASIMGGARYLAKLRQRLPKEIEEPDRERFMLAAYNVGLGHILDARELAKELGKDPNRWSDVAEVLPLLSRKKYYRKLKHGYARGWEPVIYVQRIRNYQDILQQVLGLKKTAVSRHLLDLDEEIAKRQ
- the rpe gene encoding ribulose-phosphate 3-epimerase, translating into MIKIAPSILSADFGKLAEEVAAVTQAGADVIHIDVMDGHFVPNITFGPVVIKSIREASPLPFDVHLMISNPDAYLEAFAEAGADWISVHVEAVTHLHRTISRIKELGKKAGVVLNPATPLESIDYILEDVDFVLIMSVNPGFGGQSFIPSALRKIRTLKETIKARGLNIPIQVDGGVNLNTITEVVRAGADIVVAGSAIFGTEDYQATIKAFRQKIIETLSI
- a CDS encoding sensor histidine kinase — encoded protein: MALRNIGSFPFWKLNLCLFALLFSGVIFSFYIHNREVTKIFLYHAREDAITLAELVRVNTETGILAEKIIEDTTSHFLGNLASFLDYLDDVEPFLPQELYMFVLENHLAGVYLIRKNGKVIEVPEYWVPENFKCRKKLTYVPRDNLFLYCASNLNSFKELILGVRIPELESLYEKTSPEGVLLRLSKLPHIKAANIINKKTTKTEVVAKNNYFEAYIPFKNKTIHVIFKSYALRLVEEKLHRNYLILVGLISVIGVFFTIIFYLLQRFYLQSVQEYERALAKEREEAALGRAAATIAHEIRNPLNTISLALQRLMIESKNLTPEDRKLLDLVRQSLLRANRPIEQLLKYARLEKQIKKEKFNLKELVQEILELFQEQIKKKNIKLKTELNDIIILADKSLIYQVVENIFLNALEAIDKEGSLLVELFKENGFAVLKTTNSGELPPEDKLQEIFNPYVTFKVKGTGLGLALVKKIVEAHGGRVTAKIVSDTSIKKESAATRYFQIEIRLPVGEER
- a CDS encoding sigma-54-dependent transcriptional regulator; translated protein: MKILIVDDEEAQCQLLQGFLEKQGYEAIYATNPKDALEIFKKEPVWLVLLDQRMPEMTGDELLVQMKKINPKARAIMITAYGAIDTAVKVMKLGADDFLEKPLNLEDLLSRIRRLEAETFTFKEAEEVIEAVEEGPLPVKIIAESPKMKEVLSLARRVAKTPWPVLIRGETGTGKELLARLIHLLSDRANGPFIEVNCAAIPETLFESELFGHEKGAFTGATQSKKGRFELAHKGSLFLDEIGEMPLSLQPKLLRTLQEGKIYRLGSEKEREVDVRVIAATNRDLKTLVQEGLFREDLYYRLNVFEIEIPPLRERREDIPKLIEFFTKKYALRPVEFSEEAIHMLLKYSYPGNVRELEHIIQRTVTLARTSLIRPEDLPKEVWQAKENKIGPLEERLAALERQMILEALEKTGWVQTRAAELLGISERVLRYKMAKHKIKRPDKKGGK